In one window of Massilibacterium senegalense DNA:
- a CDS encoding aldehyde dehydrogenase family protein, whose product MTKNYSLFIDGKWVDAVSGKTFNSYNPATGQINGIVAEGDKEDIDLAVQAARKAFESGPWKTMTPSDRMRLLYKIAQKMRDHLEELAEIESKDNGLTINETKHIALPMAIDVLEFYAGLANKIQGETLSSPSNRFNYTLREPIGVIGAIIPWNFPIMLAMWKLAPALAAGNTVVIKPAEQTPISILKLMKIFQEAGLPDGVINVVNGYGATAGKALTEHPGINKLTFTGSTRTGKMIMQAASHHLCPVTLELGGKSPNIVFEDANMENAVNGSLFGIYFGQGQVCIAGSRLFVQDSIYDEFIDQFVKRSKEIRVGNPLDPTTQMGPQVSEQQLQVIERYVDIGKKEGATLVTGGKRNEQLTDGYFYTPTVFADVTNDMTIAKEEIFGPVVSVIRFKDEKDALKKANDTIYGLGAGVWTNNVKRAHRMARQLQAGTVYVNTYTMLDSTAPFGGVKKSGFGRELGLEAMNMYTQVKNVWMDLNEEGFNWYRS is encoded by the coding sequence ATGACAAAAAATTATTCCTTATTTATTGATGGGAAATGGGTGGATGCCGTTTCAGGGAAAACATTTAATTCTTATAACCCCGCTACAGGACAAATAAATGGGATTGTAGCAGAGGGAGATAAGGAAGATATTGATTTAGCAGTACAGGCAGCTCGTAAGGCATTTGAATCCGGACCTTGGAAAACAATGACACCAAGCGATCGAATGCGTTTATTATACAAAATCGCACAAAAAATGCGTGATCATTTGGAAGAACTAGCGGAGATTGAGTCAAAAGATAATGGATTAACAATTAACGAAACAAAACATATTGCGTTACCAATGGCGATTGATGTATTGGAGTTTTATGCAGGACTTGCTAATAAAATTCAAGGAGAGACATTAAGTTCACCTAGTAATCGATTTAATTATACATTACGTGAACCAATTGGCGTCATTGGAGCTATTATTCCGTGGAATTTTCCAATCATGTTAGCTATGTGGAAATTAGCTCCTGCCTTAGCTGCCGGAAATACAGTTGTGATAAAGCCAGCGGAACAAACACCAATCAGTATCTTAAAATTAATGAAAATTTTTCAAGAAGCAGGTTTACCGGATGGGGTGATTAATGTAGTAAATGGCTATGGAGCAACAGCGGGGAAAGCTTTAACGGAGCATCCCGGTATTAATAAATTAACTTTTACCGGCTCTACTAGGACTGGAAAAATGATCATGCAAGCAGCAAGTCACCATTTATGTCCAGTAACATTAGAGTTAGGTGGAAAATCCCCCAACATTGTATTTGAAGATGCGAATATGGAAAATGCAGTAAACGGTTCGTTATTTGGTATTTACTTTGGACAAGGACAAGTATGTATTGCAGGTTCACGTTTATTTGTTCAGGACAGTATCTACGATGAATTTATCGATCAATTTGTAAAACGATCAAAAGAGATTCGTGTAGGAAATCCGTTAGATCCAACGACGCAAATGGGCCCTCAAGTATCAGAACAACAATTACAAGTCATTGAACGTTATGTTGATATCGGAAAAAAAGAAGGAGCAACGCTTGTAACAGGAGGAAAACGGAATGAGCAACTAACTGATGGATATTTTTATACGCCAACCGTTTTCGCTGATGTAACGAATGACATGACGATTGCGAAAGAAGAAATTTTTGGTCCAGTCGTATCTGTTATCCGTTTTAAAGACGAAAAAGATGCATTGAAAAAAGCAAATGATACGATTTATGGATTAGGGGCAGGTGTATGGACAAATAATGTTAAACGAGCACATCGAATGGCACGGCAGTTACAAGCAGGAACAGTATATGTGAATACGTACACAATGCTTGATAGTACGGCTCCTTTTGGTGGCGTGAAGAAAAGTGGTTTCGGTCGTGAACTTGGATTAGAAGCGATGAATATGTATACACAAGTAAAGAACGTTTGGATGGATTTAAATGAGGAAGGATTTAATTGGTACCGATCTTAA
- a CDS encoding tryptophanase codes for MSEVKFYYGENIPLEMHKVRIVQKLNLPPVERRLEAMKEAGYNTFLLKNKDIFMDMLTDSGVNAMSDRQQAAMMLADDSYAGSETFTKLENKIEEIFGKKYFLPTHQGRACENIIAQSLVKKDSVVPMNYHFTTTQAHITLNGGSVKEIFTDEALKLTSDCPFKGNLDIDKLIDVIESNGVENIPFVRMEAGTNLIGGQPFSLENMKEVRKVCDQYGLTLILDASLLADNLYFIKIREEQCKDMSIREITREMADLADIIYFSARKLGCARGGGICTSNEEMYMKMREYITLYEGFLTYGGMSVREMEAITVGLDETMDMDMINQGPQFIAYMTEELQKKGVPVITPAGGLGCHINAMGFVDHIPQNEYPAGVLAAAIYIISGVRGMERGTMSEQRDENGNEPLANMELVRLAMPRRVFTLSQVKYAADRIAWLYENRKLIGGLKFVDEPKVLRFFFGKLDTLSDWPTELMKKFKEDFGDSL; via the coding sequence ATGTCAGAAGTGAAATTTTACTACGGGGAAAATATTCCATTAGAAATGCATAAAGTTCGTATCGTTCAAAAATTGAACTTACCTCCAGTTGAACGTCGTTTAGAGGCAATGAAAGAAGCGGGGTATAATACATTTTTATTGAAAAATAAAGATATTTTTATGGATATGTTAACAGATAGCGGTGTCAATGCGATGAGTGATCGCCAACAAGCTGCTATGATGTTAGCTGATGATAGCTATGCTGGTTCTGAAACTTTCACAAAACTAGAAAATAAAATCGAGGAAATTTTCGGTAAAAAATATTTTCTGCCAACACACCAAGGACGTGCTTGCGAAAATATTATTGCTCAATCATTGGTTAAAAAAGATTCTGTTGTTCCGATGAACTATCATTTTACAACGACACAAGCACATATTACGTTAAATGGTGGTAGCGTAAAAGAAATTTTTACAGATGAAGCGTTAAAATTAACGAGTGATTGTCCTTTTAAAGGGAATTTAGACATCGATAAATTAATAGACGTTATTGAATCAAATGGAGTAGAAAACATTCCATTTGTTCGTATGGAAGCAGGGACTAACTTAATCGGCGGCCAACCATTTTCTCTTGAAAATATGAAAGAGGTTCGAAAAGTTTGTGATCAATATGGTCTTACACTTATTCTAGATGCGAGTTTATTAGCTGATAATTTATATTTCATTAAAATTAGAGAAGAACAATGTAAAGACATGAGTATTCGTGAAATTACGAGAGAAATGGCAGATTTAGCGGATATTATTTATTTCTCTGCCCGTAAATTAGGGTGTGCTCGTGGTGGTGGTATTTGTACAAGTAACGAAGAAATGTACATGAAGATGCGTGAATATATTACGCTTTATGAAGGTTTCCTAACATATGGTGGGATGTCAGTTCGTGAAATGGAAGCGATCACCGTTGGATTAGATGAGACAATGGATATGGATATGATTAATCAAGGGCCACAATTTATCGCATATATGACAGAAGAGCTTCAAAAAAAAGGCGTACCAGTTATTACACCAGCAGGAGGGTTAGGTTGTCATATCAATGCAATGGGATTTGTAGATCATATCCCGCAAAATGAATATCCTGCAGGTGTACTTGCTGCAGCTATATATATTATTAGTGGGGTTCGCGGGATGGAACGTGGAACGATGTCAGAGCAACGTGATGAAAACGGCAATGAGCCTTTAGCAAATATGGAACTTGTTCGTTTAGCAATGCCTCGTCGAGTATTTACACTTTCTCAAGTGAAGTATGCCGCTGACCGCATTGCTTGGTTATACGAAAATCGCAAGTTAATCGGTGGATTAAAGTTTGTTGATGAACCAAAAGTATTACGATTCTTCTTTGGAAAATTAGATACATTATCCGACTGGCCAACAGAATTGATGAAGAAGTTTAAAGAAGATTTTGGAGATAGTTTATAA
- a CDS encoding replication initiation and membrane attachment family protein — MNHRPLSKEKSPFEQALFIFNSTSAEEIIKIYHNGNICPLDEKFIEMLRKQTSLTEPVINVLLDYMMKTNNSILDDSFCRKIAYLLEYAHIQTAEEAMIFLRAYYHKSKNLR, encoded by the coding sequence GTGAATCATAGACCGTTATCGAAAGAAAAAAGTCCATTCGAACAAGCTCTATTCATTTTTAACTCTACTTCTGCTGAAGAAATCATTAAAATCTATCATAACGGAAACATTTGCCCGCTCGATGAAAAGTTTATTGAAATGTTACGAAAACAAACATCGTTAACAGAACCAGTAATCAATGTTTTATTAGATTACATGATGAAAACTAATAACTCCATTTTAGATGATTCATTCTGTAGAAAAATAGCTTATTTATTGGAATACGCTCATATTCAAACAGCTGAAGAAGCGATGATTTTTTTGCGGGCATATTACCATAAAAGTAAAAATCTTAGATGA
- a CDS encoding DNA polymerase beta superfamily protein, which translates to MRQKNMIAFKVLVGSHNYNLQVPESDEDYKVFYYPAFDDLYDGNKASTTMVSREKDVEFHDIRKLTIMLWKANVNFLEVLFSQKIVLKDVLLDELMLKREEIARMNLPYLYDTCVGMFFQKRKEFIRDQQLEKVYKHAMTMWRILDFLQRYEQTNFTSFQQSMWYENHDFHRQLLFDIRNKQYTIEEVENMITKKFHEIQSLSSMYKRYQTNEKLRTWINSTIKEYVIRKIKIELSKKEL; encoded by the coding sequence ATGCGTCAAAAAAACATGATAGCCTTTAAAGTATTGGTGGGTAGTCATAATTATAACCTACAAGTGCCAGAATCAGATGAAGATTATAAAGTATTTTATTATCCCGCATTCGATGATTTGTATGATGGAAATAAAGCTTCTACAACAATGGTGTCTAGAGAAAAAGATGTTGAATTTCATGATATTCGAAAATTAACCATAATGTTATGGAAAGCGAATGTGAATTTTTTAGAAGTGCTGTTTTCTCAAAAAATTGTGTTAAAAGATGTCTTACTCGATGAGTTAATGCTAAAGAGAGAAGAAATTGCTCGAATGAATTTACCTTATTTATATGACACTTGTGTAGGGATGTTTTTTCAAAAAAGAAAAGAATTTATTCGTGATCAGCAATTAGAAAAAGTGTACAAACATGCGATGACGATGTGGCGGATTTTAGATTTTCTACAGCGATATGAGCAAACTAATTTTACCAGCTTCCAACAAAGCATGTGGTATGAAAACCATGATTTCCATCGACAACTTCTTTTCGACATTCGGAATAAACAGTATACAATAGAAGAAGTAGAAAACATGATAACTAAAAAATTTCATGAAATTCAATCTTTATCTTCGATGTATAAAAGATACCAAACGAACGAGAAATTAAGAACATGGATAAATTCAACCATTAAAGAGTATGTGATAAGAAAAATTAAAATAGAATTAAGTAAAAAGGAACTTTAA
- a CDS encoding DUF3953 domain-containing protein — MSKVIQISLSIILIVISVYSLMTKDDQLLPFIFLLLSVLFLLVGINEIKENRKFLGWMLISATICHCIVVVTKYFIHN; from the coding sequence TTGTCAAAAGTTATTCAAATTTCGTTATCAATTATTCTGATTGTTATTTCCGTTTATTCATTGATGACAAAAGATGACCAGTTATTACCTTTTATTTTTTTACTCCTTAGTGTTCTTTTTCTCTTAGTAGGAATCAATGAAATAAAAGAAAATCGAAAGTTTTTGGGTTGGATGTTGATTAGTGCGACTATCTGTCATTGTATCGTGGTTGTTACAAAATATTTTATTCATAATTAA
- a CDS encoding ABC-F family ATP-binding cassette domain-containing protein: MITVSNVGLRYGDRKLFEDVNIKFTPGNCYGLIGANGAGKSTFLKILSGEIEPQSGSVTLSPNERLAVLKQNHFEYEDIEVLTVVIMGHSRLYEVMQEKDAIYMKPDFSDEDGIKAAELEGEFAELNGWEAESEAAILLKGLGIDESLHTKKMAELTGGEKVKVLLAQALFGKPDVLLLDEPTNHLDLKAIQWLEEFLINFENTVIVVSHDRHFLNKVCTHIADLDFGKIQIYVGNYDFWYESSQLALKMAQDANKKKEEKIKELQNFIARFSANASKSKQATSRKKLLDKISLEDIKPSSRRYPYVHFSPEREIGNDLLRVEGLTKTIEGVKVLDNISFTLNKNDKVALVGKDEIAKTTLFKILMGEMEPDSGTYKWGVTTSQAYFPKDNTEYFEGVEDTLVDWLRQYSPNDQSESFLRGFLGRMLFSGEEALKKASVLSGGEKVRCMLSKMMLSGANVLLLDEPTNHLDLESITALNNGLINFKGPIIFTSHDHQFVQTIANRIFEITPAGLVNKETTYDEYLEDEALQKRIQEMYEQNK, encoded by the coding sequence ATGATAACTGTGAGTAATGTAGGTTTACGCTATGGTGATCGTAAACTATTTGAAGATGTGAATATTAAGTTTACACCAGGAAATTGCTATGGATTAATCGGAGCAAATGGTGCGGGAAAATCCACTTTTTTAAAAATTTTATCTGGTGAAATCGAACCGCAATCAGGTTCTGTTACGCTTTCACCAAACGAAAGACTTGCCGTTTTAAAACAAAACCATTTTGAATATGAAGATATTGAAGTTTTAACCGTAGTCATTATGGGACATAGCCGTTTATATGAAGTAATGCAAGAAAAAGATGCAATTTACATGAAACCTGATTTTTCTGATGAGGATGGTATTAAAGCAGCTGAATTAGAAGGAGAATTTGCGGAATTAAATGGATGGGAAGCTGAATCAGAAGCTGCCATCCTGTTAAAAGGGCTTGGTATTGATGAATCACTTCATACAAAAAAAATGGCGGAGTTAACGGGTGGAGAAAAAGTAAAGGTATTACTAGCCCAAGCATTATTTGGAAAGCCTGACGTCTTACTGCTTGACGAGCCTACTAACCACCTTGATTTAAAAGCAATTCAATGGTTAGAAGAATTTTTAATTAACTTTGAAAATACCGTTATTGTTGTTTCCCATGACCGCCACTTTTTAAATAAAGTATGTACACATATTGCTGATTTAGATTTTGGTAAAATTCAAATTTATGTTGGGAACTATGACTTCTGGTATGAATCCAGCCAATTAGCATTAAAAATGGCACAAGATGCAAACAAAAAGAAAGAAGAAAAAATAAAAGAATTACAAAACTTTATTGCTCGCTTCAGTGCTAATGCATCAAAATCAAAACAAGCAACATCACGCAAAAAATTGTTAGATAAAATCTCTCTTGAAGACATTAAACCATCTTCCCGTCGTTATCCATACGTTCATTTTTCTCCGGAGCGTGAAATTGGAAACGACCTGCTTCGTGTCGAAGGTTTAACAAAAACGATTGAAGGTGTAAAAGTATTAGATAACATCAGTTTTACATTAAATAAAAATGACAAGGTAGCACTTGTTGGGAAAGATGAAATAGCTAAAACAACCTTATTTAAAATCCTAATGGGTGAAATGGAACCAGATAGTGGTACATACAAATGGGGTGTTACAACATCTCAAGCGTATTTTCCAAAAGACAACACAGAATACTTTGAAGGTGTAGAAGACACATTAGTGGATTGGTTACGTCAATATTCTCCAAACGATCAAAGTGAAAGTTTTTTACGCGGTTTCTTAGGGAGAATGCTCTTTTCTGGTGAAGAAGCACTTAAAAAAGCTAGTGTCCTTTCTGGAGGAGAAAAAGTTCGTTGTATGTTATCAAAAATGATGCTAAGTGGTGCAAATGTTTTATTGTTAGATGAACCAACTAACCATCTAGATTTAGAGTCTATTACTGCATTAAATAACGGATTAATTAATTTCAAGGGGCCAATTATCTTTACGTCTCATGACCACCAGTTTGTCCAAACGATTGCAAATCGCATTTTTGAAATTACTCCAGCGGGATTAGTCAATAAAGAAACAACGTATGATGAATATTTAGAAGATGAAGCATTACAAAAACGAATTCAAGAGATGTACGAACAAAATAAATAA
- the splB gene encoding spore photoproduct lyase: MPNLVYFEPKALEYPLGEKLFKKFKKENIEIRYTTSHNQVRNLPGENDLQKYRIAKSTLVVGVRKSLKFDTSKPSAEYAIPFATGCMGHCHYCYLQTTMGSKPYVRTYVNVDEILATAQQYIDERAPEITRFEASCTSDVVGIDHLTHSLKQAIEFFGQSDYGRLRFVTKFHHIDHLLDAKHNGKTRFRFSMNNAYVIKHFEPGTSSLKYRIEAAKKVAQAGYPLGFIIAPLYLHQGWENGYQQLFEHLAKELPVETKNGVTFELIQHRFTKPAKRVIEKNYPNTQLELNEEKRRYKWGKYGIGKYIYQKEEETKLQKTITSFIEEYFPNGSIEYFT; this comes from the coding sequence ATGCCTAATCTTGTTTATTTTGAACCGAAAGCATTAGAATATCCTTTAGGGGAAAAATTATTTAAAAAATTCAAAAAAGAAAATATTGAAATTCGTTATACGACATCGCATAATCAAGTAAGGAATTTGCCAGGAGAGAATGATTTGCAGAAATACCGGATTGCGAAGTCAACTTTAGTAGTAGGAGTTCGAAAATCATTAAAATTCGATACATCTAAGCCGTCTGCTGAATATGCGATTCCATTTGCAACAGGATGCATGGGACATTGTCATTATTGTTATTTACAAACAACAATGGGTAGTAAACCTTATGTACGGACGTATGTAAATGTGGACGAAATTTTAGCGACTGCCCAACAATACATCGACGAGCGAGCACCAGAAATAACCCGTTTTGAAGCATCTTGTACGTCTGATGTGGTTGGGATTGATCATTTAACACATTCATTAAAACAAGCCATTGAATTTTTTGGACAATCGGACTATGGAAGACTTCGCTTTGTTACTAAATTTCATCATATTGATCACTTGTTGGATGCGAAGCATAATGGAAAGACAAGATTTCGCTTTAGTATGAATAACGCTTATGTGATTAAACATTTTGAACCCGGTACTTCTTCTTTAAAATATCGAATAGAAGCTGCAAAAAAAGTAGCACAAGCAGGTTATCCGCTTGGTTTTATTATCGCACCTCTTTATCTTCATCAAGGATGGGAAAATGGATACCAACAACTATTTGAACATTTAGCGAAGGAACTCCCAGTCGAAACGAAAAATGGGGTGACGTTTGAGTTAATCCAACACCGTTTCACCAAACCGGCAAAACGTGTGATAGAAAAAAATTATCCGAATACCCAATTAGAGTTAAACGAAGAAAAAAGACGATATAAATGGGGAAAGTATGGAATTGGAAAATATATTTATCAAAAGGAAGAAGAAACAAAGCTGCAAAAAACAATTACGTCTTTTATCGAAGAATATTTCCCAAACGGGTCGATAGAATATTTCACATAA
- a CDS encoding potassium/proton antiporter has translation MAINTIIIISALLLLISVLSTKISSTLRVPSLVPFILVGMFLNRFIYYDNAKMTQLFAIFALVIILFEGGLKTKQNDIKDVLIPSISLATFGVLITSFITGLFAKWILDLSWLHSLLVGAIVGSTDAAAVFAAFGNTNIKKKLTKTLEFESGSNDPMAVFLTLTLITLITTPEASIFSMIGSFFWQMGVGILLGFAFGKITVWFINHLELENSGLYPLFLLSFAILTYGIVTAIHGSGFLAVYLMAIYIGNADIRYKQEIEQFHDGFANMMQISMFILLGLLVFPSDLMEITIEGLLLSIVLIFIARPIAVFISTLKMPYTLKEKVFLSWAGLKGAVPIMLATYPMLSGIENSNLIFNVVFFIVLTSALIQGTTLSVLAEKLQLTTGETKPIPFRMELLTKEKSPMDIVTIILQSNSHVILQPIVSLRLPEKTMITAIVRDSELISANGNTVLLEGDILYLLAPKKRHHEIKKYFRNKKVSS, from the coding sequence ATGGCTATCAATACAATTATTATTATTTCTGCTTTGTTACTTCTTATTTCCGTATTATCTACTAAAATATCATCAACGTTACGTGTCCCTTCGTTAGTTCCTTTTATTTTAGTTGGAATGTTTTTAAACCGATTCATTTATTATGATAACGCTAAGATGACACAATTATTTGCCATTTTTGCATTAGTAATCATTCTGTTTGAAGGGGGATTAAAAACAAAACAAAACGACATAAAGGATGTGTTAATTCCCTCCATTTCACTTGCTACTTTTGGTGTCTTAATTACTTCATTCATTACAGGATTATTCGCAAAATGGATTTTGGATTTATCCTGGCTTCATAGCCTGTTAGTAGGTGCGATTGTAGGTTCTACTGATGCTGCAGCAGTCTTTGCTGCTTTTGGTAATACAAATATTAAAAAGAAATTAACAAAAACGTTGGAATTCGAATCAGGATCAAATGACCCGATGGCAGTTTTTTTAACTTTAACATTGATTACACTTATTACAACACCCGAAGCATCTATCTTTTCCATGATTGGAAGCTTTTTTTGGCAGATGGGGGTTGGGATACTTTTAGGATTTGCTTTTGGAAAAATAACTGTTTGGTTTATTAATCATTTGGAATTAGAAAACTCAGGACTGTATCCACTTTTTTTATTATCGTTTGCTATCTTGACGTACGGTATCGTTACCGCTATTCATGGTAGTGGCTTTCTAGCTGTTTATTTAATGGCTATTTACATTGGAAACGCAGATATTCGTTATAAACAAGAAATTGAACAGTTTCATGATGGTTTTGCGAATATGATGCAAATCAGTATGTTTATATTATTAGGATTGCTTGTTTTTCCTTCTGATTTGATGGAAATTACAATAGAAGGTTTATTACTATCTATCGTACTCATCTTCATCGCAAGACCGATTGCTGTATTTATAAGTACGTTGAAAATGCCTTATACATTGAAAGAAAAGGTTTTCTTATCATGGGCTGGTTTAAAAGGTGCAGTACCAATCATGCTAGCAACCTACCCTATGTTGTCTGGTATAGAAAATAGTAATCTTATTTTTAATGTCGTATTTTTTATCGTTCTAACATCTGCGTTAATTCAAGGTACCACACTGAGCGTTTTAGCTGAAAAGTTACAGCTTACAACTGGTGAAACGAAACCAATACCGTTTCGAATGGAGTTACTAACTAAAGAAAAATCACCGATGGATATTGTAACGATTATCTTACAATCCAATTCACACGTTATTTTACAGCCTATTGTATCGTTAAGACTACCAGAGAAAACGATGATTACAGCTATTGTAAGAGATAGTGAGCTTATTTCCGCCAATGGGAATACCGTTTTACTAGAAGGAGATATTTTATATCTTCTAGCTCCTAAAAAGCGGCATCATGAAATAAAAAAATATTTCCGCAATAAGAAAGTTTCTTCTTAA